One Gordonia mangrovi genomic region harbors:
- a CDS encoding HNH endonuclease signature motif containing protein has translation MQSSAPALAQMGDDEQHSATELVEVLHHCNAVRAAADYRMLQAASLIHEEREQDHLVRLAAALGEQSTSLADLELLAKRAAAGEDPRAQYGPTGLEMAIAEVGAALTVPPARARELIEAGSVLRHQLPFTGATLVSGRIDLPRFLVVVRRTALVDSAKFDVLDKEIAAAIESREPMSMTRFTTMIDKIIAKIDPAAVRRRREQVDTDRNINVRPDRHTPGQSRIGGALPAEQAAAIDARLNAMAASVHSDDPRTAAQRRADALVALAAGVARLDCGCEACTTDPGDDDSAAGEELDAADASPGTGIDADIDTDADADADASDVTASDTDVSGEAEVSDGHSAAPTDAETGADAITSDCAPRPTFHIVVNLSTLLGHDDDPAFLDGQGVIDADTARALLAEAKRCYVTPDTTNLAQADRYAPSKKLADLIRAGELCCSFPGCNNRAYHADVDHSVPHGEGGATDARNLKPLCRFHHRIKTFATGWRDYQDPLGTVFFQSPTGHTYLGNAFTGRDLFGSLTRSTRPPDDPARQRIDTIRDRRSRSVKRADTRAMERWNKENPPPF, from the coding sequence ATGCAATCGAGCGCACCGGCGTTGGCCCAGATGGGCGACGATGAGCAGCACTCGGCCACCGAGTTGGTCGAGGTGCTCCATCATTGCAACGCGGTGCGCGCAGCTGCCGATTATCGGATGTTGCAGGCGGCCAGCCTGATCCACGAGGAACGTGAACAAGACCATCTGGTGCGGTTGGCTGCGGCGTTGGGTGAACAGTCGACGTCGCTGGCGGATCTGGAACTTCTGGCCAAGCGGGCGGCGGCCGGAGAGGATCCACGCGCCCAGTACGGACCGACCGGATTGGAGATGGCGATCGCCGAGGTCGGTGCCGCGTTGACGGTGCCACCTGCTCGGGCGCGGGAATTGATCGAGGCCGGCAGCGTGTTGCGTCATCAGTTGCCGTTCACCGGCGCCACCCTTGTTTCCGGGCGTATCGATCTGCCGCGGTTTCTGGTGGTGGTGCGCCGTACCGCGCTGGTCGACTCCGCGAAGTTCGACGTGCTCGACAAAGAGATCGCCGCGGCCATCGAATCGCGGGAGCCGATGTCGATGACCCGGTTCACCACGATGATCGACAAGATCATCGCGAAGATCGATCCGGCCGCGGTACGCCGCCGGCGTGAACAGGTCGACACCGACCGCAACATCAATGTGCGCCCCGACCGCCACACCCCGGGTCAGTCCCGTATCGGGGGTGCGTTGCCCGCCGAGCAGGCCGCCGCCATCGACGCCCGACTCAATGCGATGGCCGCCTCGGTACATTCCGACGACCCTCGCACCGCCGCCCAACGCCGCGCCGACGCGTTGGTCGCCTTGGCCGCCGGCGTCGCCCGCTTGGACTGCGGTTGCGAGGCCTGCACCACCGACCCCGGCGACGATGACAGCGCCGCCGGCGAGGAGCTCGACGCAGCCGACGCATCACCCGGCACCGGCATCGACGCGGATATCGATACCGACGCCGACGCCGACGCCGACGCCTCCGACGTGACCGCGTCCGACACCGACGTGAGTGGTGAGGCCGAGGTCAGCGACGGGCACAGCGCCGCTCCTACCGATGCCGAGACCGGTGCCGATGCCATCACATCGGACTGTGCGCCGCGTCCGACCTTCCACATCGTGGTCAACCTGAGCACCCTGCTCGGCCACGACGACGATCCGGCCTTCCTCGACGGCCAGGGCGTCATCGACGCCGACACCGCCCGCGCCTTGCTGGCCGAGGCCAAGCGCTGCTACGTCACCCCCGACACCACCAATCTCGCACAGGCCGACCGGTATGCACCGTCGAAGAAGCTCGCCGACCTGATCCGGGCGGGCGAATTGTGTTGCAGCTTTCCCGGCTGCAACAACCGTGCCTATCACGCCGATGTCGACCATTCGGTTCCGCACGGCGAAGGTGGCGCGACCGATGCGCGAAACCTCAAGCCGCTGTGCAGGTTTCATCACAGGATCAAAACGTTCGCGACCGGGTGGCGCGACTATCAGGATCCGTTGGGCACGGTGTTCTTCCAATCACCGACCGGTCATACCTACCTGGGTAACGCGTTCACCGGGCGTGATCTGTTCGGGTCGCTGACCCGCAGCACCCGGCCACCCGACGATCCGGCCCGACAACGCATCGACACCATCCGCGACCGACGCTCGAGGTCGGTCAAGCGCGCCGACACCCGCGCGATGGAACGCTGGAACAAGGAGAACCCGCCGCCGTTCTGA
- a CDS encoding uracil-xanthine permease family protein: MATPRTRPRDLLSWRQVEGGGVIGPDERLGWSKTVGIGLQHVVAMFGATFLVPVLTGFPPSTTLLFSGIGTLLFLLITRNRLPSYLGSSFAIIAPVLAATASNGQSAALGGIVVVGALLLMIGVIAHFAGIGWIEVLMPPVVTGTIVALIGLNLAPTAKTNYEQDPVIATVVLVLLVASVVLFRGMLGRLAIFLSVILGYVISLIFDKVDTTGIGEAAWVGLPEFQAPSFHLSVIPMFLPVVLVLLVENIGHVKSVATMTGINYDRRIGRALAADGLATVLAGSGGGSATTTYAENIGVMAATKVYSTAAYWVAGTAAILLGLSPKVGAVIAAVPPGVLGGVTTALYGLVGILGVHIWVTNRVDFGRPINQFTAAIPLVIGIADFTWVVGDLNFGGIALGAAAALAIYHSMALIGRWRGTVTA; encoded by the coding sequence ATGGCGACACCGCGCACGCGACCGAGGGATCTGCTGTCCTGGCGACAGGTCGAGGGTGGCGGGGTGATCGGCCCGGATGAACGCCTCGGTTGGTCGAAGACCGTCGGGATCGGTCTACAGCATGTGGTCGCGATGTTCGGCGCCACATTCCTGGTGCCGGTACTCACCGGGTTCCCACCGTCGACGACACTGCTGTTCTCCGGCATCGGCACGCTGTTGTTCCTGCTCATCACCCGCAACCGACTGCCGAGCTACCTCGGGTCGAGTTTCGCCATCATCGCCCCCGTGCTCGCGGCGACCGCGTCGAACGGCCAGTCGGCCGCGCTCGGCGGGATCGTGGTGGTCGGTGCGCTGCTCCTGATGATCGGCGTGATCGCACATTTCGCGGGCATCGGCTGGATCGAGGTGTTGATGCCGCCGGTGGTCACCGGGACCATCGTCGCGCTCATCGGACTGAACCTCGCACCCACCGCGAAGACGAACTACGAGCAGGACCCGGTCATCGCCACCGTGGTACTCGTGTTGTTGGTCGCCTCGGTGGTGCTGTTTCGCGGAATGCTCGGCCGGCTGGCCATCTTCCTGAGTGTCATTCTCGGCTACGTGATCTCACTGATCTTCGACAAGGTCGACACCACCGGGATCGGCGAGGCCGCATGGGTCGGGTTGCCGGAGTTCCAGGCGCCGAGTTTCCACCTGTCGGTGATTCCGATGTTCCTGCCGGTGGTGCTGGTATTGCTGGTGGAGAACATCGGCCACGTGAAATCGGTCGCGACGATGACCGGCATCAACTACGACCGCCGGATCGGCCGCGCACTGGCGGCCGACGGGCTGGCCACCGTGCTGGCCGGCAGCGGAGGCGGATCGGCCACCACGACCTACGCCGAGAACATCGGCGTCATGGCGGCGACCAAGGTGTACTCGACGGCCGCGTACTGGGTGGCCGGTACGGCGGCGATCCTGCTGGGCCTGTCGCCGAAAGTCGGCGCGGTGATCGCCGCGGTTCCGCCGGGTGTGCTCGGTGGTGTGACAACGGCGCTCTACGGCCTGGTCGGCATCCTGGGCGTGCACATCTGGGTCACCAACCGGGTGGATTTCGGTCGTCCGATCAATCAGTTCACCGCCGCGATTCCACTCGTGATCGGCATCGCCGATTTCACCTGGGTGGTCGGTGACCTGAACTTCGGCGGCATCGCACTGGGCGCCGCGGCCGCCCTGGCCATCTATCACTCGATGGCGCTGATCGGCCGGTGGCGCGGGACGGTCACCGCCTGA
- a CDS encoding PadR family transcriptional regulator: MALEHAILVSLAERPGTGYEIGQQFDRSIGYFWSATHQQIYRTLKKLHADGLVSFESIPQDGRPDKKVYTVSDAGRQVVAEWATSPTPLQPLRNDLGVKLRAAEFGDLTTIIGELKAHRDEHLAQLTLFTGFQTAYYPSPETLTGRKLHQYLVLRGGIRSEKSFVDWCDEVIAALERELSAQRQ, encoded by the coding sequence GTGGCGCTCGAACATGCGATCTTGGTGTCGCTGGCCGAACGGCCCGGAACGGGCTATGAGATCGGCCAGCAGTTCGATCGATCCATCGGATACTTCTGGTCGGCAACCCACCAGCAGATCTACCGCACGCTGAAGAAGCTGCACGCCGACGGCCTGGTGAGCTTCGAATCGATTCCGCAGGACGGCCGACCCGACAAGAAGGTCTACACCGTCTCCGACGCCGGCCGACAGGTCGTGGCGGAGTGGGCCACCAGCCCGACGCCGCTGCAGCCGCTCCGCAACGATCTCGGAGTCAAGCTGCGCGCCGCCGAATTCGGCGACCTGACCACCATCATCGGGGAGCTCAAGGCCCACCGCGACGAGCACCTCGCCCAACTGACACTGTTCACGGGTTTCCAGACGGCCTACTACCCATCGCCGGAAACCCTCACCGGCCGCAAGCTCCACCAGTACCTGGTGCTCCGTGGCGGCATCCGGTCCGAGAAGAGCTTCGTCGACTGGTGTGACGAGGTCATCGCCGCCCTCGAACGCGAATTGTCCGCTCAACGCCAGTAG
- a CDS encoding FAD-binding oxidoreductase → MLSDTQRRTLAATLPAVQAALGEITTRFYQGLFTAHPELRDNLFNRTHQETGEQPQALAGSVAAFARLQLEPDIRRQRFILDRIAHKHASLGVTRDQYAVVHEHLFAAIVAVLGDAVTPEVADVWDQLYWDMADLLIATEHGLYENAGVAPGQVWRDVRVIERTQVSPDTIALELVSSGDQPLPEFTPGQYISVQVALADGARQIRQYSLTGAPNAPAWRISVKLAGEVSGHLHAEVFEGDSLRVSTPFGDLVLPDGDAPMVLASAGIGCTPVIGLLEAMSDARDPRPVTVLHADRSRDRQPHRGRLAALVDSLPDARLVQWYENASPHVLSDSVRTGQMSLQDLSVDRSAHVMLCGPGGFLSAMREEFLSHGIDENRLHYETFGPELLRSKS, encoded by the coding sequence ATGTTGTCCGACACCCAGCGGCGCACCCTCGCCGCCACTCTGCCGGCGGTGCAGGCGGCACTCGGCGAGATCACCACCCGCTTCTATCAAGGACTGTTCACCGCCCATCCGGAGCTCCGCGACAACCTGTTCAACCGGACGCATCAGGAGACCGGCGAACAGCCCCAGGCGCTGGCCGGATCGGTGGCCGCATTCGCCCGGCTGCAACTCGAACCCGACATCCGTCGGCAACGCTTCATTCTCGACCGGATCGCGCACAAGCACGCCTCACTGGGCGTGACCCGCGACCAGTATGCGGTCGTGCACGAGCATCTGTTCGCAGCCATCGTGGCGGTGCTGGGCGACGCCGTGACCCCCGAGGTCGCCGACGTATGGGATCAGCTCTACTGGGATATGGCCGATCTGCTCATCGCCACCGAGCACGGCCTCTACGAGAACGCCGGTGTCGCACCGGGTCAGGTATGGCGCGACGTCCGTGTCATCGAACGCACCCAGGTGTCGCCGGACACGATCGCCTTGGAGCTCGTCTCCTCCGGCGATCAGCCGTTGCCGGAGTTCACTCCTGGACAGTACATCTCGGTGCAGGTCGCTCTTGCCGACGGCGCCCGGCAGATCCGTCAGTACAGCCTGACCGGTGCGCCGAATGCACCCGCGTGGCGGATCAGCGTGAAGCTGGCGGGCGAGGTTTCCGGCCACCTGCACGCCGAGGTGTTCGAGGGCGATTCACTGCGGGTGAGCACCCCGTTCGGTGATCTGGTGCTGCCCGACGGCGACGCGCCGATGGTCCTCGCCTCCGCCGGCATCGGTTGCACCCCGGTGATCGGCCTGCTCGAGGCGATGTCGGACGCGCGTGACCCGCGACCGGTGACCGTCCTGCACGCGGACCGGTCGCGCGATCGGCAACCGCACCGCGGCCGGTTGGCCGCCCTGGTGGACTCACTGCCCGACGCTCGGTTGGTCCAGTGGTACGAGAACGCCTCGCCACACGTTCTCTCCGACTCGGTACGGACCGGCCAGATGTCACTGCAGGACCTGTCGGTGGACCGCTCGGCCCACGTGATGCTCTGCGGCCCCGGCGGGTTCCTGTCGGCGATGCGCGAGGAATTCCTCTCCCACGGTATCGACGAGAACCGGCTGCACTACGAGACATTCGGCCCCGAGCTGCTGCGATCGAAGTCCTGA
- a CDS encoding NADPH-dependent 2,4-dienoyl-CoA reductase — protein sequence MSAHTAERNPQFPNLFEPLQIGGMTIPNRLIMGSMHTGLEDRVWDIDKLAAYFAARARGGAGLIITGGFATSRTGVLSIAGGKMTNVLEVKRHQRVTKAVHDEGGKIAMQLIHAGRYGYNPFKVAAGSEPSPIHPFKHLKMNEPIIRHVIRSFGRSAKLARQAGYDAVEIMGGEGYLINQFLCPHTNDRTDKWGGSTENRQRFLVEVIKEMRRQVPRDFPIILRQSIADLIRNGQTWDEVALMARKAEQHGVDAINTDIGWHEAQVPTIVTSVPRGAFVKFTERLRDEVSIPLIAANRINTAELAEEILERGRVDAVQMARPFLADPELANKARENRSDEINTCIGCNQACLDHAFVGKHVSCLVNPQAGRETTLLLGPTRRAKRVAVVGAGPAGLSAAVASAQRGHKVDLYEGGPSIGGQFSIASRIPGKEEFNETIRYYTRQLEIHGVNVLLNKRVTAEEIIEGTYDDVIVATGVTPRIPSIPGVDHPMVMSYADAVLGRREIGKRVAVIGAGGIGFDVSEFLVTDESPSLNLKEWEQEWGVTEDGDKPGFVTKPRPLPAIRQVYLVQRKPGKQGKTLGKTSGWVHRATVKMKGVEQISGATYDKIDDQGLHLSFHDDEGKVTDTRILEVDNVVVCAGQESVRELVDPLTVAGVTTHVIGGADLAAELDAKRAIRQGTEVAAGIA from the coding sequence ATGTCAGCCCACACGGCCGAGCGAAATCCGCAGTTCCCCAACCTGTTCGAACCGCTCCAGATCGGCGGGATGACCATCCCGAACCGTCTCATCATGGGGTCGATGCACACCGGCCTCGAGGATCGGGTGTGGGATATCGACAAGCTCGCGGCCTACTTCGCCGCGCGGGCCAGGGGCGGCGCCGGACTGATCATCACCGGCGGATTCGCCACCAGCCGGACCGGCGTGCTCTCCATCGCCGGCGGGAAGATGACCAACGTCCTCGAGGTCAAGCGCCATCAGCGCGTCACCAAGGCCGTGCACGACGAGGGCGGCAAGATCGCGATGCAGCTCATCCACGCCGGCCGCTACGGGTACAACCCATTCAAGGTGGCCGCCGGCTCCGAGCCGTCGCCGATCCACCCGTTCAAACACCTGAAGATGAACGAGCCGATCATCCGGCACGTGATCCGCAGCTTCGGACGGTCGGCGAAACTGGCTCGCCAGGCCGGCTACGACGCGGTCGAGATCATGGGCGGCGAGGGCTACCTGATCAATCAGTTCCTCTGCCCGCACACCAACGACCGCACCGACAAGTGGGGCGGCTCCACCGAGAACCGCCAGCGGTTCCTGGTCGAGGTCATCAAGGAGATGCGCCGCCAGGTGCCGCGCGATTTCCCGATCATCCTGCGCCAGTCCATCGCCGACCTCATCCGCAACGGACAGACCTGGGACGAGGTCGCCCTCATGGCGCGCAAGGCCGAACAGCATGGGGTCGATGCCATCAACACCGACATCGGCTGGCACGAGGCGCAGGTGCCCACCATCGTCACCTCGGTGCCCCGCGGCGCGTTCGTGAAGTTCACCGAACGTCTTCGCGACGAGGTGTCGATTCCACTCATCGCCGCCAACCGCATCAACACCGCAGAACTCGCCGAGGAGATCCTCGAGCGCGGACGCGTCGACGCCGTGCAGATGGCTCGGCCGTTCCTCGCCGATCCCGAGCTCGCCAACAAGGCGCGCGAGAACCGTTCCGACGAGATCAACACCTGCATCGGCTGCAACCAGGCCTGCCTCGACCATGCGTTCGTCGGCAAGCACGTGTCCTGCCTGGTCAATCCGCAGGCCGGCCGCGAGACGACACTGCTCCTCGGACCGACCCGCCGCGCCAAGCGAGTGGCTGTCGTGGGTGCCGGACCTGCCGGGCTCTCTGCCGCCGTGGCGTCGGCCCAGCGCGGTCACAAGGTCGACCTCTACGAGGGCGGCCCCAGCATCGGCGGCCAGTTCTCCATCGCTTCCCGGATCCCGGGCAAGGAAGAATTCAACGAGACGATCCGCTACTACACCCGGCAACTCGAGATCCACGGCGTGAACGTGCTGCTGAACAAGCGGGTGACCGCCGAGGAGATCATCGAGGGCACCTACGACGACGTCATCGTGGCCACCGGCGTCACCCCGCGCATCCCGAGCATTCCCGGGGTCGATCATCCGATGGTCATGTCCTACGCCGACGCCGTCCTCGGGCGCCGCGAGATCGGCAAGCGGGTCGCGGTGATCGGCGCCGGCGGAATCGGCTTCGACGTCAGCGAATTCCTGGTCACCGATGAGTCGCCGTCCCTGAATCTCAAGGAATGGGAGCAGGAGTGGGGCGTCACCGAGGACGGCGACAAGCCCGGCTTCGTCACCAAACCCCGCCCGCTGCCGGCGATCCGGCAGGTCTACCTCGTGCAGCGCAAGCCGGGCAAGCAGGGCAAGACACTCGGCAAGACCAGCGGCTGGGTGCACCGCGCGACGGTGAAGATGAAGGGCGTGGAACAGATCTCGGGCGCGACCTACGACAAGATCGACGACCAGGGTCTGCACCTGAGCTTCCACGACGACGAGGGCAAGGTCACCGACACCCGCATTCTGGAAGTCGACAACGTGGTCGTGTGTGCCGGGCAGGAATCGGTGCGCGAGCTCGTCGACCCGTTGACCGTGGCCGGGGTGACCACCCACGTCATCGGCGGCGCGGACCTGGCCGCCGAGCTCGACGCCAAGCGGGCGATCCGCCAGGGCACCGAGGTGGCCGCAGGCATCGCCTGA
- a CDS encoding ABC transporter ATP-binding protein, with protein MTARDTFRRFSSALTSEGPRFAMAAALLLLATGCEIIGIFVLSDVIDGALTATDVLQFGALAALWLLVTAVSTGADYYGQVAAIGISERVVLRLRDRLFAHVQRLNPVIHRRFGVGDLVTRHTGDLEAVEYLVGSGLMQFVIAAVNTTGLVIAALIMSWQVAMVALAAVPVLWALSALYSRRQRLITRDERVANADIALAVSTAISGHETAVAYNQQDREHARLHRAGITWLGTRMTQTRIEAGFGAVMGFGQVVVTLAIAVAGVWQVRQGTLSVGALLALTGYLGMLYPKMQELAEIRLALASATVSAERLCELLDLEPTDADHPDAIPHRGPDHAVSVREVTLHRDGATVLDRVSLDLAPGRITALVGASGAGKSTLASLLCRFERPDGGRITLGGRDLTALTGRSIRDHITLLPQQPVIKAATVADNIAYGCPDADRAAIISAAIAADADSFISALPQGYDSLLDEDGLTLSGGQRQRIAMARAFLRDTPILILDEPTSGLDDATARRILEPLQQLVAGRSTLLVTHDPRVTEIADDVVELHAGRLRAHMNFVA; from the coding sequence ATGACCGCGCGCGACACATTTCGCCGATTCTCGTCCGCGCTGACCTCAGAGGGTCCCCGATTCGCGATGGCCGCGGCACTCCTGTTGCTGGCCACCGGATGTGAGATCATCGGCATCTTCGTGTTGTCCGATGTGATCGATGGCGCGCTGACCGCGACGGACGTCCTGCAGTTCGGTGCGCTGGCCGCCCTCTGGTTGTTGGTGACCGCCGTGTCCACCGGCGCCGACTACTACGGGCAGGTCGCCGCGATCGGCATCTCCGAGCGGGTGGTGTTGCGGCTGCGTGACCGCCTGTTCGCCCACGTGCAACGCCTCAATCCGGTCATCCACCGCCGCTTCGGCGTGGGTGACCTCGTCACCCGGCACACCGGGGACCTGGAGGCAGTGGAATACCTGGTCGGGTCCGGTCTGATGCAATTCGTCATCGCCGCGGTGAACACGACCGGCCTGGTCATCGCAGCACTCATCATGAGTTGGCAGGTGGCGATGGTCGCGCTGGCGGCCGTACCGGTCCTGTGGGCGCTGTCGGCGCTCTACTCGCGACGCCAGCGGCTGATCACCCGTGACGAACGCGTCGCCAACGCCGATATCGCGCTGGCCGTGTCGACCGCCATCAGCGGTCACGAGACGGCGGTCGCCTACAACCAGCAGGATCGGGAACACGCCCGGTTGCACCGGGCCGGCATCACCTGGCTCGGCACCCGCATGACCCAGACCCGGATCGAGGCCGGATTCGGTGCGGTGATGGGTTTCGGCCAGGTGGTGGTGACCTTGGCGATCGCCGTCGCCGGCGTCTGGCAGGTCCGCCAGGGCACGCTCAGCGTCGGTGCACTGCTGGCGCTGACCGGCTACCTCGGCATGCTGTATCCCAAGATGCAGGAACTCGCCGAGATCCGACTGGCCCTCGCCTCGGCGACGGTCAGTGCCGAACGCCTCTGCGAACTGCTCGATCTCGAGCCGACCGACGCGGACCACCCCGACGCCATCCCCCACCGGGGTCCCGACCATGCGGTGTCGGTGCGTGAGGTGACCCTGCACCGCGACGGCGCGACGGTCCTCGACCGGGTGTCCCTGGACCTGGCCCCCGGTCGGATCACCGCCCTGGTCGGCGCCAGCGGAGCCGGCAAATCCACCCTCGCGTCGCTGTTGTGCCGCTTCGAACGGCCCGACGGCGGACGCATCACCCTGGGCGGCCGGGACCTGACCGCACTGACCGGCCGGTCCATCCGTGACCACATCACGCTGCTGCCCCAGCAACCGGTCATCAAGGCCGCCACCGTCGCCGACAACATCGCCTACGGGTGTCCCGACGCCGACCGTGCCGCCATCATCTCCGCCGCGATCGCTGCCGACGCGGATTCCTTCATCAGTGCCCTGCCCCAGGGATATGACTCGCTGCTCGACGAGGACGGGTTGACCCTGTCCGGTGGACAGCGCCAGCGGATCGCGATGGCACGCGCGTTTCTGCGCGATACACCGATCCTCATCCTCGATGAACCGACGTCAGGACTCGACGACGCCACCGCCCGACGCATCCTCGAACCGTTGCAGCAACTGGTCGCCGGCCGTTCCACCCTGCTCGTCACCCACGACCCACGGGTCACCGAGATCGCCGACGACGTGGTGGAGCTGCACGCGGGCCGACTCCGCGCACATATGAACTTTGTTGCATAG
- the orn gene encoding oligoribonuclease has translation MQDKLVWIDCEMTGLRIESDKLIEIAALVTDSELNVLGDGVDIVIHASDEDLAAMPDVVRKMHAASGLTDEVRASTTTIAEAEKQVLDYIRTQVSTAGAVPLAGNSIATDRGFLARDMPELDAYLHYRMVDVSSIKELCRRWYPKIYFGQPEKGLAHRALADIRESIRELKYYRAAAFVAAPGPEADDLAAIVKDLGPA, from the coding sequence GTGCAGGACAAATTGGTGTGGATCGACTGCGAGATGACGGGTCTGCGGATCGAGTCCGACAAATTGATCGAGATCGCCGCGCTTGTCACCGACAGCGAGCTCAACGTGCTCGGCGACGGCGTGGACATCGTGATCCACGCATCCGACGAGGACCTGGCCGCGATGCCGGACGTGGTCCGGAAGATGCACGCCGCGTCCGGACTCACCGACGAGGTCCGAGCATCGACCACCACGATTGCCGAAGCCGAGAAGCAGGTCCTCGACTACATCCGCACCCAGGTGAGCACCGCCGGTGCGGTGCCACTTGCCGGCAACTCGATCGCCACCGACCGTGGATTCCTCGCCCGCGACATGCCCGAACTCGATGCCTACCTGCACTATCGGATGGTCGACGTGAGCTCGATCAAAGAGCTGTGCCGGCGCTGGTACCCGAAGATCTACTTCGGTCAGCCGGAGAAAGGTCTGGCGCACCGGGCACTCGCCGACATCCGCGAGTCGATCCGGGAGTTGAAGTACTACCGGGCCGCTGCGTTCGTGGCCGCGCCCGGTCCGGAGGCCGACGACCTCGCAGCTATCGTGAAGGACCTCGGACCTGCATGA
- the cmrA gene encoding mycolate reductase (Catalyzes the final step in mycolic acid biosynthesis.), translated as MGIPAPTESARAVVTGASSGIGMELARALAARGYSVILVARRGDILEELAAELRTGHGVVAEVRAVDLSDPGAVEVLSAELAGRDISILCNNAGIATFGPVHDLDPEYERAQVRLNVNAVHDLTLAVLPQMVARGSGGILMVGSAAGNMPIPHNATYAATKAFVNTFSESVRGEVSSRGVHITLLAPGPVRTETPAPEEASVVDRLVPDFLWHSSDKVAEMSLDALAHNKMRVVPGTLSKAMSVAGGYSPRAVVAPIVGTFYRKLGDDG; from the coding sequence ATGGGTATCCCTGCGCCAACCGAGTCCGCTCGCGCCGTGGTGACCGGCGCATCTTCCGGCATCGGCATGGAGCTCGCCCGGGCGCTGGCGGCTCGCGGATACTCCGTGATTCTGGTGGCCCGGCGCGGCGACATCCTCGAGGAGCTTGCCGCCGAACTGCGCACCGGCCACGGCGTGGTGGCCGAAGTGCGTGCGGTCGATCTGTCCGACCCTGGTGCGGTGGAGGTGTTGAGCGCCGAACTCGCCGGCCGCGACATATCCATCCTGTGCAACAACGCCGGCATCGCCACCTTCGGCCCGGTCCATGACCTCGACCCGGAGTACGAACGCGCGCAGGTGCGGTTGAACGTCAACGCCGTCCACGACCTGACCCTGGCAGTGCTGCCACAGATGGTCGCGCGCGGTTCCGGCGGAATCCTGATGGTGGGTTCGGCCGCCGGCAACATGCCGATCCCCCACAACGCCACGTACGCCGCCACGAAGGCGTTCGTGAACACCTTCAGCGAGTCGGTGCGCGGCGAAGTGTCGAGTCGAGGCGTCCACATCACCCTGCTCGCGCCGGGACCGGTTCGGACCGAGACACCCGCGCCGGAAGAGGCGTCGGTGGTGGACCGGCTCGTTCCCGACTTCCTCTGGCACTCCAGTGACAAGGTCGCCGAGATGAGCCTGGACGCACTCGCGCACAACAAGATGCGCGTGGTGCCGGGCACGCTGTCGAAAGCGATGTCGGTCGCCGGCGGATACAGCCCACGCGCGGTCGTCGCGCCGATCGTCGGCACGTTCTATCGGAAACTCGGCGACGACGGCTGA
- a CDS encoding RrF2 family transcriptional regulator, with product MQLTRFTDIGLRVVMRLAVAGENDADTTVLTTKTLAAELAVPYTHVAKVVGRLSEMGVVHARRGRSGGLAITDLGQGARVGWLASSLEGTGEVVDCEGPQPCPLRRACRLRGALARARTAFFTSLDEQTVADLVREPTTAVLLSLTPHPPEAAADPARAQT from the coding sequence ATGCAGCTGACCCGCTTCACCGACATCGGCCTCCGGGTGGTGATGCGCCTCGCCGTCGCCGGCGAAAACGATGCGGACACAACAGTCCTCACCACCAAGACGTTGGCCGCCGAGCTCGCCGTGCCGTACACGCATGTCGCGAAGGTGGTGGGCCGACTCTCCGAGATGGGCGTGGTGCATGCCCGCCGCGGCCGCAGCGGCGGACTGGCGATCACCGACCTCGGTCAAGGCGCACGCGTCGGCTGGTTGGCATCGAGCCTCGAGGGCACCGGCGAGGTGGTGGATTGCGAAGGGCCCCAACCCTGCCCACTGCGCCGCGCCTGCCGGCTACGTGGCGCACTGGCCCGGGCCAGGACCGCCTTCTTCACCAGCCTCGACGAACAGACGGTGGCCGACCTCGTCCGGGAACCGACCACTGCGGTGCTACTGTCGCTGACCCCGCACCCGCCCGAGGCCGCCGCCGATCCCGCGCGCGCCCAGACCTGA